One Miscanthus floridulus cultivar M001 chromosome 11, ASM1932011v1, whole genome shotgun sequence DNA window includes the following coding sequences:
- the LOC136491864 gene encoding putative UPF0496 protein 2 — MEMLVISARESFNNQHRGRDLISPILHNMVMTHRNRRTSAQIELAMADYFGASAEASEMCRQLLRNIKSTQSNYRSMDSFLSSMADGKAAGTSVGGDPVVVRSNPFGTTTRGNFSLIHDRYSGVLQSIRTSHRRVARKLMVLKAVRQLSKTCLVMVCSVAAAAHLLFFCLLIGPAAAGGLYPMALRRRVAAARKRSSSRTTSVLRLREQLDTAAKGTYVLGRGLDMVSHLMAWLSDDIKRENYMVWRCVERVGGELWPAAAVQEMVGELRRSCSASWRLAEELEEHVCMCLATIHRARVLVIQEINQLANEHE, encoded by the exons ATGGAGATGCTGGTGATCAGCGCACGGGAATCCTTCAACAATCAACATAGAGGAAGA GATCTCATCTCTCcaatccttcacaacatggtGATGACGCACCGAAACCGAAGAACATCTGCACAGATTGAGCTTGCAATGGCGGACTACTTCGGCGCCAGCGCCGAGGCCTCGGAGATGTGCAGGCAGCTGCTCAGGAACATCAAGAGCACCCAAAGCAACTACCGATCCATGGACAGCTTCCTTTCAAGCATGGCTGACGGCAAGGCCGCCGGCACCAGCGTCGGCGGCGATCCCGTCGTCGTCAGAAGCAACCCTTTCGGCACCACGACGAGAGGCAACTTCAGTCTGATCCACGACAGGTACTCCGGCGTGCTCCAGAGCATCAGGACAAGCCACAGGCGAGTGGCGAGGAAGCTGATGGTGCTCAAGGCCGTCAGGCAGCTCTCGAAGACGTGCCTCGTCATGGTCTGCAGCGTGGCCGCGGCGGCGCACCTGCTGTTCTTCTGCCTGCTGATCGGGCCGGCGGCCGCCGGGGGGCTCTACCCGATGGCTCTCAGGAGGCGGGTCGCGGCGGCGAGGAAGCGGTCGTCCAGCAGGACCACGTCCGTGCTCCGGCTGCGGGAGCAGCTCGACACCGCGGCGAAAGG CACATATGTCCTCGGgaggggcctcgacatggtgagCCACCTCATGGCGTGGCTGTCCGACGACATCAAGCGAGAGAACTACATGGTGTGGCGGTGCGTGGAGAGGGTGGGCGGCGAATTGTGGCCGGCGGCAGCGGTGCAGGAGATGGTGGGTGAGCTGAGGAGGAGCTGCTCGGCGTCATGGAGGCTCGCCGAGGAGCTCGAGGAGCACGTGTGCATGTGCCTTGCCACCATACATAGGGCTAGAGTTTTGGTGATCCAGGAGATCAATCAGCTAGCCAATGAACATGAATGA